The genome window TTGCATTTCCACATTTGTCTTCCTGCTCTTGATTTCGCGCTTTTTTGTGGTCATTCGACCAGGTCTGGATTGGGTCTGCTTTTTGTTTCCtttgtctttgctttttcgTCTTGTTTTTTGGTCCCGGGCCATTTGGCCTGGGAGGGGGTCTTTTTGGGGTTGTTTTTCTTGCGGGcgttggagttggagttcAAGGCGTTCGGCGTATTTTGCATTTCCTCTCGTCCTGTACTTGGTTTCCCCTGGGGGCTGGTCTGTGGTGATGACAACTGTTTCACACACCAAAGTTGGCGATTCACTTCACTTGCTCGGTATGCCCTTCGGGGAAACTGACTTGTGTTGCGAACATGTACCTCACTCAAGAACAGAGATCTGAGCAGACCTCGAGGTTTTTCCTTTTCATTTTTCATTCATGTATTCTTCGCAAGTGCCTAGAGTAGCCGCAGTGACGATAATTTCCCTTTGCGTGAAGTTGTTCTCTTCCTTTGCGAACCCTCTCATGGAGGTGTTTGCTGGGAATACAGAGACA of Fusarium oxysporum Fo47 chromosome I, complete sequence contains these proteins:
- a CDS encoding uncharacterized protein (expressed protein) gives rise to the protein MYVLTCISTFVFLLLISRFFVVIRPGLDWVCFLFPLSLLFRLVFWSRAIWPGRGSFWGCFSCGRWSWSSRRSAYFAFPLVLYLVSPGGWSVVMTTVSHTKVGDSLHLLGMPFGETDLCCEHVPHSRTEI